A region from the Maridesulfovibrio zosterae DSM 11974 genome encodes:
- a CDS encoding efflux RND transporter permease subunit: protein MKGLMRFTLKQTVFINIIFILLMVVGIFSMTDLPIERYPNVHMGKVIINAFLPGASPSDVEALVTKKIEDALDDLENVEYIRSRSFRERSSILVKFIDDTDYAKSYDELRFKVLSIQNDLPREMDPPTFTEINVNEWLPAIRVCLAGDRANRALAMMADEMKVQLRKITGVNEVEVEGEYTREFHLNLDPHKLIRFRLTFDDVARALENANVSIPAGDFVSNSGEYVIVVDERFRTREEIADTIVRMDGDGSFVTVGDVMSDGRVAYRDPQVITSINGQNAVTLKIVKSEDGNAVTIAEDVEAITASFKDMLEQEGVKLILTNDQRLHIDDAINTLGMNLLVGIVLVFIVIYLFMGIRNAMLTTIGVPFAFLVTMIIMKLTGSSLNQITLFSFVLVSGIIVDDAIVVVENIFRHVQEGKNLKEAVIDGTSEVFLPVISATATTVAAFLPMLIMSGSTGEFFAQVPKAVTFALVASLIECLLILPPHFLDWPGADKLIQNREKFTREPVFMQPLRRWTDRLLCIVMRFRFISLTAVFGAFVIAMIILGVSISGTIPLIKIKFFPDDYSLYYIELEGPVATPIEVTSDKLKRISVFMEKMGPGMTKSATAFAGFYLNEDYETVHGSNLGNIVVEMPAKNKQIFSDAPENDPGKHLDFIRNALKKYDEDGWTFRVRPEKDGPPAGKDINVRILGQDHLSVQGLSAAIMKFIQENKELGPHLVNLSTDDGTPNRIFRFKPINSRVAEYGLTPKQIASLSGAVLDGRFVGKFRLADEDVDLRLKVDPEFLDNPEDALSIPVLEHNESPVRLGDICNVSIYMEPGQFNRFMSQRAVTITANIKPGSKLSSPAAVNRVQKFYESVRSEFPGATINFSGEYESTRKSYTSLIYAFLIAIMLIYLILATQFQSYAQPVIILSAVVFSLTGVILGTFFSQTIFTVNSFIATVGVTGVVVNDSLVLLDFMNRLYKEGMNRKDALREGVRIRLRPILLTTLTTTLGLLPMAIGFPSYSLVWGAMASTFVTGLCTATFLTLFIIPVEWDLLMGFMEWKEKRKHRQQQFDFR, encoded by the coding sequence ATGAAAGGTTTGATGCGATTCACACTTAAGCAGACAGTTTTTATTAATATTATTTTTATTCTGCTTATGGTGGTTGGTATATTCAGTATGACCGATTTACCTATTGAACGTTACCCTAACGTTCACATGGGTAAGGTCATTATTAATGCTTTTTTACCAGGGGCTTCTCCATCTGACGTTGAAGCTCTTGTGACTAAGAAAATTGAAGATGCGTTGGATGATCTTGAAAACGTAGAATATATCAGGTCACGCTCTTTTCGTGAACGGTCCAGTATCCTGGTGAAGTTTATTGATGATACTGATTATGCAAAGAGTTATGATGAACTCAGGTTTAAAGTTTTATCTATCCAGAATGATTTGCCTCGTGAAATGGACCCTCCGACTTTTACTGAGATTAATGTAAATGAATGGTTACCGGCAATCAGGGTTTGCTTAGCTGGTGATCGTGCAAACAGGGCTTTGGCAATGATGGCTGATGAAATGAAAGTTCAGCTGCGTAAAATTACCGGAGTTAATGAAGTAGAGGTTGAAGGCGAATATACCCGTGAATTTCATCTAAATCTTGATCCGCATAAGCTTATCCGTTTTAGGCTGACTTTTGATGACGTGGCTCGCGCACTTGAAAATGCTAATGTTTCTATTCCTGCGGGGGATTTTGTTTCCAACAGCGGCGAATATGTCATTGTTGTTGACGAACGTTTTCGAACCCGTGAAGAGATTGCCGATACCATTGTGAGAATGGATGGTGATGGTTCATTTGTAACTGTCGGAGATGTTATGAGTGATGGTCGGGTTGCGTATCGTGACCCGCAGGTGATCACTTCGATTAACGGTCAGAACGCAGTTACTTTGAAGATCGTTAAATCTGAAGACGGTAATGCCGTGACCATTGCAGAAGATGTTGAAGCCATTACAGCTTCTTTCAAGGATATGCTGGAACAGGAGGGCGTAAAGCTGATCCTGACTAATGATCAGCGTCTTCATATTGACGATGCGATCAACACTTTGGGAATGAATCTTCTTGTAGGTATTGTCCTGGTTTTTATAGTTATATATCTGTTTATGGGCATTAGAAATGCCATGTTGACTACTATCGGAGTACCTTTTGCATTTCTGGTCACTATGATCATCATGAAACTGACCGGAAGTTCTCTTAACCAGATTACTTTGTTTTCTTTTGTTTTGGTCAGTGGGATTATCGTGGATGATGCCATTGTTGTCGTTGAGAATATTTTCCGTCATGTTCAGGAGGGGAAAAATCTTAAAGAGGCCGTTATTGACGGTACGTCGGAAGTTTTTTTGCCTGTTATTTCTGCCACAGCAACAACTGTTGCTGCTTTTTTACCTATGCTGATAATGAGCGGCTCTACCGGAGAATTTTTTGCACAGGTGCCTAAAGCTGTAACATTTGCTCTAGTGGCTTCTCTTATTGAATGTCTGCTGATCCTTCCTCCACATTTTCTTGATTGGCCGGGGGCAGATAAATTAATCCAGAATAGAGAAAAATTCACTCGTGAACCTGTTTTCATGCAACCTCTCAGGCGCTGGACAGATAGACTTCTTTGTATAGTGATGCGTTTCAGGTTTATCTCACTGACAGCCGTATTCGGGGCATTTGTTATTGCTATGATTATTTTGGGAGTGTCCATTTCCGGCACAATTCCGCTTATTAAAATCAAGTTTTTTCCAGATGACTACTCTTTATATTATATTGAATTAGAAGGACCGGTTGCAACACCTATTGAAGTTACTTCTGATAAGCTTAAACGGATTTCTGTTTTTATGGAAAAAATGGGACCCGGGATGACTAAGTCTGCTACGGCTTTTGCCGGATTCTATTTAAATGAAGATTATGAGACGGTACACGGAAGCAATCTGGGAAATATTGTGGTTGAAATGCCAGCAAAAAATAAACAGATTTTTTCCGATGCACCTGAAAATGATCCAGGTAAGCATCTTGATTTTATACGCAATGCTCTCAAAAAGTATGACGAAGACGGCTGGACTTTCAGAGTGCGTCCAGAAAAGGACGGTCCACCTGCTGGTAAGGATATCAACGTGCGGATTCTTGGTCAGGATCATTTATCCGTACAAGGGTTATCTGCTGCGATAATGAAATTTATTCAGGAAAACAAAGAGTTAGGCCCACACTTAGTCAATTTATCCACCGATGATGGAACCCCTAACCGTATTTTCAGGTTTAAACCGATCAATAGCAGGGTTGCTGAGTACGGCCTGACTCCTAAACAGATTGCGTCATTATCAGGGGCTGTATTGGACGGACGGTTTGTTGGTAAATTCAGACTTGCTGATGAGGACGTTGATTTGCGGCTTAAAGTTGACCCTGAATTTTTAGATAACCCTGAAGATGCCCTTTCAATTCCAGTGCTTGAACACAACGAAAGTCCTGTGCGACTTGGTGATATTTGTAATGTTTCTATTTACATGGAACCGGGGCAGTTTAACCGTTTTATGAGTCAACGCGCAGTAACTATAACAGCGAATATTAAGCCTGGATCAAAGCTTTCATCACCTGCAGCTGTAAATCGTGTTCAGAAGTTTTATGAGTCTGTACGGAGTGAATTTCCAGGTGCTACAATAAACTTTTCCGGAGAATATGAGTCAACTAGAAAGTCATATACATCTTTAATATATGCTTTTTTAATCGCAATTATGTTGATTTATTTGATTCTGGCAACTCAGTTTCAATCTTACGCTCAGCCGGTGATTATACTGTCTGCAGTAGTCTTTTCTCTTACCGGTGTTATTTTGGGAACATTTTTTTCTCAAACTATTTTTACCGTGAATAGTTTTATTGCTACTGTCGGGGTTACAGGTGTGGTGGTTAATGATTCTCTTGTTCTGCTTGATTTTATGAACAGGCTTTATAAGGAGGGCATGAATCGTAAAGATGCTTTGCGTGAAGGGGTACGTATCAGGCTAAGACCTATTTTACTTACAACTTTGACTACGACACTTGGATTGTTACCAATGGCTATAGGGTTCCCTTCTTATTCACTGGTATGGGGTGCAATGGCTTCAACCTTTGTAACCGGACTGTGTACTGCTACTTTTCTGACTCTCTTTATAATTCCGGTTGAGTGGGATTTGCTTATGGGATTTATGGAATGGAAAGAAAAGCGTAAACATCGTCAACAACAGTTTGATTTTAGGTAA
- a CDS encoding efflux RND transporter periplasmic adaptor subunit — translation MFITSFAICVSTDIASAGNAKTFKATAASRLITLTGFTRPRVSMTLVSEESAMCINVYADVGDIIGSDGKLAKLDPTFIKLEIAQLVADRDRLQSDVNYYSKEAERYVKLVKKNTAAQSELDLHIRNLKSAESLLRSIQLKLNVNREHLRRYNLRAPSGWRVIKRYIEPGEWVTKGEKIAELGNFKTLLVPYALTIKELEKVQSIKSSLTFILPDLGITVPAKLERISPDFDPETRKVEVDFEISKATFNFRGGLRTELNLEMPDPGGAVVVPVSSLVKAYDDNFIVRPDGVRVKVLILGEASEGKLRVSSRAVKAGEEFLLNP, via the coding sequence GTGTTTATTACAAGTTTTGCTATTTGTGTTTCAACAGATATTGCCTCAGCTGGTAATGCTAAGACATTTAAAGCCACAGCTGCATCAAGGTTGATCACTCTTACAGGGTTTACGAGGCCGCGTGTCAGTATGACTTTGGTCAGTGAAGAATCGGCTATGTGTATAAATGTTTACGCTGATGTCGGAGATATAATCGGTTCTGATGGTAAATTAGCTAAACTTGACCCAACTTTTATCAAGCTTGAAATTGCTCAGTTGGTTGCAGATAGAGATCGTTTGCAGTCAGATGTCAACTATTACAGCAAAGAGGCTGAGCGTTATGTTAAACTGGTTAAGAAGAATACAGCAGCTCAGTCGGAACTCGATCTTCATATACGTAATTTGAAAAGTGCTGAATCACTACTTCGCTCAATCCAGTTAAAGCTTAACGTCAACCGGGAGCATTTACGGCGCTATAATTTACGAGCTCCGTCTGGATGGCGGGTGATCAAGCGTTATATAGAACCGGGAGAATGGGTAACTAAAGGTGAGAAAATTGCTGAGCTTGGTAATTTTAAAACTCTTTTAGTTCCTTACGCACTGACGATTAAAGAACTTGAAAAAGTGCAGAGTATAAAATCATCGCTAACGTTTATTCTACCAGACCTTGGAATAACTGTCCCAGCTAAATTGGAACGAATTTCGCCAGATTTTGACCCTGAGACCCGTAAAGTTGAAGTTGATTTTGAAATAAGCAAAGCCACATTTAATTTCAGGGGTGGGCTGCGTACAGAATTGAATTTAGAAATGCCTGACCCGGGAGGGGCTGTAGTTGTTCCTGTCTCATCTTTGGTCAAAGCCTATGATGATAACTTCATTGTGCGTCCTGATGGAGTTAGGGTAAAAGTTCTTATCCTTGGCGAAGCCAGTGAGGGTAAATTAAGAGTTTCCTCAAGAGCAGTAAAAGCTGGAGAAGAATTTTTATTGAATCCTTAA
- a CDS encoding PAS domain S-box protein: protein MIFIAVTIFIAVYKISNKNDEIETTRAMLCEAQSISGLGNWNLDICTGIVWWSSEIYKIFGVDEEYIASQKSFLKRVHPDDRRKVRDLYTRAMENKENYIFDHRVIRPSGEVRYVSVKGGFEYDKYGETVRAYGVVLDITKRKMFENGLRESNERFDHISDRLSDRFFFFSHTISGEFINLSKGVELLGYGAAEKFIGSKCVDLVPWTSDSLEKAAKNKDEIISGKKDTAEYELSYIHSDGTEHFLTIISYTTFNFERNESVFEGIAIDVTARKSGEEKLKVLTRAIENAPVSVVVTDITGAITYVNPYFSVETGYSREEALGQNPRILKSGKHDDEFYKGMWETVSRGETWRSELLNKKKDGSLYWESASISPVYNKGEIVSYVAVKEDINDRKDLECLKNDIDLIMRHDLKTPLNGIIGLPGLLLMDDNLTDEQRHLIKVIEDSGHNMLHMIDLSLDMFKMEKGEYEYSPIKVDILGVARQVIEQSCSKSSTCKVGIETFLNNNKTDENSKMFVYGEERLVYSLMSGLIINAIEASSAGEVVRIEFFSIGISAINICNKGVVPQQIRDNFFQKFVTEGKRLGTGIGTYSAKLMADTMHYDLTMKTSDSANETCIRIIIPSEMQKQDKLLSVNGQS, encoded by the coding sequence ATGATTTTTATTGCGGTGACTATTTTCATCGCTGTGTATAAAATAAGTAATAAAAATGATGAAATTGAGACAACCAGAGCGATGCTTTGCGAAGCTCAGTCTATTTCCGGTCTTGGTAATTGGAATTTAGATATTTGTACCGGTATAGTTTGGTGGTCCAGTGAGATTTATAAAATTTTTGGAGTAGATGAAGAGTATATAGCATCTCAGAAAAGTTTTTTAAAACGGGTTCATCCTGATGATAGAAGAAAAGTCCGGGATCTATACACCCGTGCAATGGAAAACAAAGAAAATTATATATTTGATCACAGAGTGATCAGGCCTAGCGGAGAAGTACGGTATGTAAGTGTGAAGGGTGGATTTGAGTACGATAAGTATGGAGAGACCGTCCGTGCATATGGAGTAGTACTTGATATTACAAAACGTAAAATGTTTGAAAACGGGTTGCGTGAAAGTAATGAGAGATTTGATCATATCAGTGATCGGCTTAGTGACAGGTTCTTTTTTTTCTCCCATACGATTAGTGGTGAATTTATCAATCTAAGTAAAGGTGTTGAACTTCTTGGTTATGGGGCGGCAGAGAAATTCATAGGATCTAAGTGTGTTGATCTTGTTCCATGGACTTCTGACTCTTTAGAAAAGGCCGCTAAGAACAAAGATGAAATTATTTCCGGCAAGAAAGATACTGCTGAGTATGAATTATCATATATACATTCTGACGGAACTGAGCATTTTCTTACCATTATTTCATATACGACTTTTAATTTTGAAAGAAATGAATCTGTTTTTGAAGGAATCGCAATTGATGTGACTGCGAGAAAAAGCGGTGAAGAAAAACTCAAGGTTTTGACCCGCGCAATTGAAAATGCTCCGGTTTCTGTCGTCGTAACCGACATTACTGGCGCTATCACATATGTGAATCCTTATTTTTCAGTGGAAACTGGATATAGCCGGGAAGAGGCTCTGGGGCAAAACCCACGTATTTTGAAATCCGGTAAGCATGATGACGAGTTTTATAAAGGAATGTGGGAAACAGTCAGTCGCGGGGAAACATGGCGTTCTGAACTTCTTAATAAGAAAAAGGATGGTTCTTTATATTGGGAGTCGGCTTCAATTTCGCCGGTATATAATAAAGGTGAAATTGTCAGTTATGTGGCTGTTAAAGAGGATATTAACGACAGGAAGGATTTGGAATGTCTTAAAAATGATATTGATCTTATTATGCGACATGATCTTAAGACTCCTTTAAATGGAATCATAGGTTTGCCGGGGTTGTTATTGATGGATGATAATCTTACCGATGAGCAAAGACATTTAATCAAGGTGATTGAAGATTCCGGCCACAATATGCTTCATATGATTGATCTGTCCCTTGATATGTTCAAAATGGAGAAAGGTGAGTATGAGTATTCACCGATAAAGGTCGATATTTTGGGCGTAGCCAGACAAGTTATAGAACAGAGTTGTTCTAAGTCTTCAACCTGTAAAGTAGGTATTGAGACATTTCTGAATAATAATAAAACAGATGAAAACTCAAAAATGTTTGTTTATGGAGAGGAACGCCTTGTTTATTCTTTAATGTCTGGACTTATTATCAACGCAATTGAAGCTTCTTCTGCTGGTGAAGTTGTTCGGATTGAATTCTTTAGTATAGGCATATCTGCTATTAATATTTGTAATAAAGGAGTTGTTCCGCAACAGATCAGGGATAATTTTTTTCAAAAGTTTGTTACAGAAGGAAAACGGTTAGGCACTGGAATTGGAACATACTCGGCAAAGTTAATGGCAGATACTATGCATTATGATTTGACCATGAAAACATCAGATTCTGCTAATGAAACTTGTATAAGAATAATTATTCCTTCTGAGATGCAGAAACAGGATAAGTTGCTATCGGTTAATGGGCAGTCATAG
- the nhaA gene encoding Na+/H+ antiporter NhaA: protein MGKAKVLTRDDSHIIDKMMQPFYEFVHIESSGGLVLIITTIIALVWANSPWGYLYEAFKNAPLTVGVGEFILSKPAILWINDGLMAVFFFLVGLEIKREILVGELNSFRQASLPIFAAVGGMVVPALVYAVFNIGTPSVHGWGIPMATDIAFSLGVLSMLGDRVPLSLKIFLTAVAIVDDIGAILVIAVFYSSGVSLWIIGLGLLFFVCMLLLNRAGVRSPTPYLLFGILMWLAFLKSGVHATVAGVLAAMSIPATTKICCGDFIGSMQKHLTDYDFGGGKSKVTLSNKEMLSALGSMNKNVLMASPPLKRIEDNLHYFVAFGIMPIFALANAGINFSSDGGGIDVFHPVSLGIFFGLIVGKAVGICSASWIAIRIGVADMPKSLVPGHFVGASLLAGIGFTMSIFIATLAWDASSPFIADAKFSILAASSVAGVLGFLVLRSCPLNLQCPVNSANTKP from the coding sequence ATGGGTAAGGCAAAAGTTTTAACAAGAGATGATTCACACATCATTGATAAAATGATGCAGCCTTTTTATGAGTTCGTCCATATTGAATCATCCGGTGGCTTGGTACTTATCATTACGACAATTATTGCTCTAGTCTGGGCTAATTCCCCATGGGGGTATCTGTATGAGGCTTTTAAGAATGCTCCTCTTACAGTTGGAGTTGGTGAATTTATTCTTTCCAAACCGGCAATTCTCTGGATTAATGATGGTCTGATGGCTGTTTTTTTCTTTTTGGTCGGGCTAGAGATAAAGCGTGAGATTCTTGTAGGAGAGCTTAATTCTTTTCGGCAGGCATCATTACCTATTTTTGCTGCTGTTGGAGGTATGGTTGTTCCCGCTCTTGTTTATGCCGTTTTTAATATAGGAACTCCTTCTGTGCATGGATGGGGAATTCCTATGGCAACCGATATTGCTTTTTCTCTTGGAGTTCTTTCAATGCTAGGTGACAGAGTTCCGTTAAGTCTTAAAATATTTCTAACAGCTGTAGCCATTGTCGACGATATTGGCGCAATTCTTGTGATCGCTGTTTTCTATTCATCTGGTGTTTCTTTATGGATAATAGGGCTGGGGCTTTTGTTTTTTGTTTGTATGCTCTTGCTTAACAGGGCCGGTGTCAGGTCGCCTACACCTTATCTTCTTTTTGGAATTCTTATGTGGCTTGCATTTCTTAAAAGCGGTGTTCATGCGACCGTTGCAGGTGTACTCGCAGCTATGTCTATTCCAGCGACCACAAAAATATGTTGCGGTGATTTTATTGGCTCAATGCAAAAACATCTTACCGATTATGATTTTGGAGGAGGAAAAAGTAAGGTTACACTTTCAAATAAGGAAATGCTTTCAGCTCTTGGCTCTATGAACAAGAATGTGCTTATGGCTTCACCTCCGCTTAAAAGGATTGAAGATAATCTGCATTACTTTGTTGCTTTTGGGATTATGCCTATTTTTGCTCTTGCTAATGCTGGAATCAATTTCAGCAGTGATGGTGGTGGGATTGATGTGTTTCATCCGGTAAGTCTGGGGATATTTTTCGGTCTTATAGTAGGCAAGGCTGTTGGTATATGTTCAGCCAGCTGGATTGCTATCCGGATTGGTGTGGCAGATATGCCGAAGTCTCTTGTTCCCGGCCATTTTGTCGGAGCATCGTTGTTGGCCGGAATAGGTTTTACCATGTCCATATTTATTGCAACCCTTGCATGGGATGCCAGTTCTCCTTTTATTGCAGATGCCAAGTTCAGTATTTTGGCGGCTTCTTCCGTGGCAGGAGTTTTAGGCTTTCTGGTTTTGCGCAGTTGTCCTTTAAACTTACAATGCCCGGTAAATAGTGCCAATACTAAACCGTAA
- a CDS encoding DMT family transporter translates to MLKEYINLSLAMFIVGSSVVAGKIMVESLPVFLSSAMRFALASLVMLPILFFKEGGLPRLSRLSCGVLVLQSFCGSFLFTVCLLYGLKYISPASAGIITSTTPAFMGVLGWGLFKDKLSGLTIAGICFSIAGVMVLSTGASGGSGVGNMYGFLLVLGAVLAESLFLVLRKWVKEPLSPLAVTTLISLLGFFWFLPSGVYEFMTTDLNIVQEQSWLALVYYGLVVTALAYLLWFAGIIHVQASIAGIFTGIMPVTAVCLSSLVLGEELHWTHLAGCILVFIGILLISGILGKCFLKNYIIKKIEI, encoded by the coding sequence ATGTTAAAAGAGTATATTAATCTTTCTCTAGCTATGTTTATTGTGGGCAGCTCTGTTGTGGCTGGTAAAATAATGGTGGAAAGTCTGCCCGTATTTTTATCTTCAGCTATGCGCTTTGCGCTGGCATCATTAGTGATGCTACCGATTTTATTTTTTAAGGAAGGCGGATTGCCAAGACTGTCTCGATTAAGTTGTGGAGTTTTAGTCCTACAGTCCTTTTGTGGTTCATTTCTTTTTACTGTCTGTCTGTTATATGGGCTTAAATATATAAGCCCAGCTTCTGCCGGGATTATTACCAGTACAACTCCAGCATTCATGGGGGTACTCGGCTGGGGATTGTTTAAGGATAAGCTTTCAGGTTTAACAATAGCTGGAATCTGTTTTTCCATTGCCGGGGTCATGGTTTTAAGTACAGGAGCAAGCGGTGGTTCTGGGGTTGGTAATATGTACGGTTTCTTACTTGTTTTGGGAGCTGTGTTAGCAGAGTCACTTTTTCTGGTTTTACGTAAATGGGTGAAAGAACCTTTATCGCCACTCGCAGTAACTACGCTGATTTCGTTACTAGGTTTTTTCTGGTTTTTGCCATCAGGAGTGTATGAATTTATGACAACTGATCTTAATATTGTTCAGGAACAGTCATGGTTGGCTCTTGTGTATTATGGATTAGTCGTAACAGCGCTGGCTTATCTGCTCTGGTTTGCCGGGATTATACATGTGCAGGCTTCAATTGCCGGAATTTTTACCGGGATAATGCCTGTTACAGCGGTATGTCTCTCTTCACTGGTGCTTGGGGAAGAATTGCATTGGACCCATTTGGCTGGTTGTATTTTAGTGTTCATTGGAATTTTGCTCATTTCAGGTATATTGGGAAAATGTTTTTTAAAAAATTATATAATTAAAAAAATAGAAATCTGA
- a CDS encoding AraC family transcriptional regulator — protein MAVYKSDDSSCNEAVSYRKVSFMNGVIEMLHARYVTQRFSKHMHEDYAVGIIEKGAIEFRYRGSDLVAPQGMINMVVPGEVHDGHAVSDEGWSYRMFYLSPEILFNLTAEITTKPVQPNFRDGVLDDSLLAQDIAYVHRTINADHASSLEKESLLLSLLIDWISRHADETESWPDIGNEHRAVKLARDFMEDSFSLDMSLEEISSLGNLSHFHFIRVFEKEIGITPHAYLSQVRVNRAKAMLSGSDRLADIASRCGFYDQSHFTRQFRKQFGITPGKYRNFIQNS, from the coding sequence ATGGCGGTTTATAAGTCAGATGATAGCAGTTGCAACGAGGCTGTATCCTATAGGAAAGTTTCGTTTATGAATGGTGTGATAGAAATGCTGCATGCACGCTATGTTACCCAGAGATTTTCTAAACATATGCATGAAGATTATGCTGTCGGCATTATTGAAAAAGGGGCCATAGAATTCAGGTATCGCGGATCTGATCTCGTTGCACCGCAGGGTATGATTAACATGGTTGTTCCCGGTGAAGTTCATGATGGTCATGCTGTTTCAGATGAAGGATGGTCATATCGTATGTTTTATCTTTCTCCTGAAATTCTTTTTAATTTAACCGCTGAGATTACAACTAAGCCAGTGCAACCAAATTTTCGGGATGGGGTACTGGATGATAGTTTACTTGCTCAAGATATTGCTTATGTGCATCGTACTATTAATGCGGATCATGCCTCGTCTCTTGAAAAAGAATCTCTTCTGCTTAGTCTGCTCATAGACTGGATTTCACGTCATGCAGATGAAACAGAGTCATGGCCTGATATTGGTAATGAGCATAGAGCGGTAAAACTTGCCCGTGATTTTATGGAGGACAGTTTTAGCTTGGATATGAGCCTTGAAGAAATTTCGTCACTTGGTAACCTCAGCCATTTTCATTTTATCCGTGTTTTTGAGAAAGAAATCGGTATCACTCCGCATGCCTATCTTAGTCAAGTCAGAGTCAATAGGGCTAAAGCTATGCTCAGCGGTTCTGACCGCCTTGCAGATATCGCATCAAGATGCGGTTTTTATGATCAAAGTCATTTTACTCGTCAGTTTCGTAAGCAGTTCGGAATAACTCCCGGCAAATACCGCAATTTTATCCAAAACAGTTAA
- a CDS encoding Fur family transcriptional regulator, with protein sequence MKSAQDIFTEYLSKQRLKMTPQRKTIIEVFLAEESHISSEELYNLIRTEDSSIGQATVYRTLKLLAESGIAKAVDFNDGVIRYEHKYGHEHHDHLVCEHCGKTIEAVDPEIEHLQEKLAKKHGFVLTHHEMYLFGVCKECQEKSE encoded by the coding sequence ATGAAATCAGCGCAAGATATTTTTACTGAGTATCTGTCTAAACAGAGACTGAAAATGACTCCTCAAAGAAAAACTATTATTGAAGTTTTTCTTGCTGAGGAAAGTCATATTTCTTCTGAAGAACTGTACAATCTGATCCGAACCGAAGATTCCTCCATCGGGCAGGCAACTGTTTACCGTACCCTGAAACTTCTTGCCGAATCCGGCATTGCCAAAGCTGTAGATTTCAATGACGGTGTTATCCGCTATGAGCATAAGTATGGCCATGAGCATCATGACCATCTTGTTTGCGAGCATTGCGGCAAAACCATCGAAGCTGTCGATCCTGAGATTGAACATTTACAGGAAAAACTCGCAAAAAAGCATGGTTTCGTGCTTACTCATCATGAAATGTATCTCTTCGGCGTCTGCAAGGAGTGCCAGGAAAAAAGCGAATAA
- the hisI gene encoding phosphoribosyl-AMP cyclohydrolase, with protein MIKPDFKKMNGLIPAIAQDAETGEVLMMAYMNEEAWNKTLETGDAHYWSRSRNTLWHKGGTSGHVQKIKSIKIDCDDDTLVLLIDQIGGAACHKGYRSCFFRELKDGEVIECSPMVFDPKEVYK; from the coding sequence ATGATCAAGCCTGATTTTAAAAAAATGAACGGTCTAATACCGGCTATCGCACAGGATGCCGAAACAGGCGAAGTCCTGATGATGGCATACATGAATGAAGAAGCGTGGAACAAAACGCTTGAAACAGGCGATGCCCATTACTGGAGCAGGAGCCGCAACACCCTCTGGCACAAGGGCGGCACATCAGGTCATGTACAGAAAATTAAGTCCATCAAAATCGACTGCGATGATGACACACTTGTTCTTCTTATAGACCAGATCGGTGGAGCTGCATGTCATAAAGGCTATAGAAGTTGTTTTTTTCGTGAACTTAAGGACGGCGAAGTAATTGAATGCTCGCCAATGGTTTTTGACCCTAAGGAGGTATATAAATAA